From the Candidatus Bathyarchaeia archaeon genome, the window TTGAGGGCTGCGGCGATTCTTGCAGTGGGCATTTATGTTTTTCAGGTGCCCATTTTCCTGCGCGATCCAGTTGTAGCTTTGTTGATTTTTGTTTTGACCATTGTGGCTCTCTACGCGTTAGGTATGCTGTTTGCTTCGTTGTTTCTGATGTATGGCAGAGAAGCGTGGCACACTGCAAGCTTGCTTCAGGAGCCGGTGCATTTTCTGTCGGGGTTCTATTTTCCTGTTCGGTACCTGCCTTTTCTGATTCAGCTTGTGGCGTCTGCGATCCCAATTACTTTTGGGTTAGACGGGATAAGGCGAGTCATAATATCCGGTGAAACCGCGGCTGATGTTCTGCCGCATGTAGCTGCTTTAGTTGTGTTCATTGCGTTTTTGATGCCGTTGGCGAAGCTTGCGTTGGGTTACATGGAGAACTTGGGTAAGAAAGAGGGGAGGCTGACTTTGCGGTGGCAGTGAGCACAATCCTCAGGTCTGTTAAGCAAGCGATCTGGGTTGGCTGGAAGGTTGAGACAAACTGGGCTGATCCTTTGGTGTTTTCCATTTATTACGTTATAAGACCGTTAGCGGGCTTGCTTATCGTTGGTTTCGTTTTCCTCATTGGCAGCGCTGTTGCGGGGGCGTTTAGGCCTGAGTATTTTGCGTACATGTTCATTGGAAACACTTTTTTCATCTATGTGTTGCAGGTTACGATGACTATGGGTTTTCTGATTCATGAGGATCGTTCGCATTATGAGGTTTTGAGGCATATTTATCTCTCTCCGGGTTCGTTGCCTTACTATATTTTGGGTAGAGCCTTGAATGGCGTGTTGAATGCTTCGATTTCGCTGGTTTTGACTATTGGTTTGGGGGTGTTGATTTTTCAGGGGTTGATTGGAATTAGCCTGCCTATTGATTGGTTGAGTGCCAATTATCCAGCTGTAGCGTTGAGCTTAGTAGTGGGCACGGCTTGTATGATTTCTATTGGTTTCATTTTTTCGGGCATCAACCTAGTGACTGCGAGAATTCAGTTTGCCTTGCCTGATTATGTTTCAGGTATTTTCTATCTGTTGGGCGGAGTTGTATTTCCTCCGGAGATATTGCCGTCTTGGGCTCAAAGCGTGTCGAATGCTCTGCCTATTACTTATTTTCTGCAGGCTGTGAGGTCTTCGTTTGGTTTGGCTCAGCCTTATGACACTTTAGGTGCAGACTTGCTTTACTTGGGTTTGACAACTGTCGTGACCGCGGTTGTTGGCGCGCTTGTCTTCAAAGCTGCTGAATACAAGGCTCGGAAAGATGGACTCATAGATCGTAAAGAAGAGTATTAACAAGGCGTCGGCGCTAGAGGTTGGCGCTTTCTAGGTCGGTTTCGGTTAC encodes:
- a CDS encoding ABC transporter permease; protein product: MIEDLVSNIRVAYARLWVRVKGGNREPHWIFTEVTVPVLTLSAYVYLYKMLSAPAEFAGFVVIGGTMMAFWSNVLWNMSAQFYWEKETGTLQMYLVAPISRMAILLGMALGGIVNTALRAAAILAVGIYVFQVPIFLRDPVVALLIFVLTIVALYALGMLFASLFLMYGREAWHTASLLQEPVHFLSGFYFPVRYLPFLIQLVASAIPITFGLDGIRRVIISGETAADVLPHVAALVVFIAFLMPLAKLALGYMENLGKKEGRLTLRWQ
- a CDS encoding ABC transporter permease, whose amino-acid sequence is MAVSTILRSVKQAIWVGWKVETNWADPLVFSIYYVIRPLAGLLIVGFVFLIGSAVAGAFRPEYFAYMFIGNTFFIYVLQVTMTMGFLIHEDRSHYEVLRHIYLSPGSLPYYILGRALNGVLNASISLVLTIGLGVLIFQGLIGISLPIDWLSANYPAVALSLVVGTACMISIGFIFSGINLVTARIQFALPDYVSGIFYLLGGVVFPPEILPSWAQSVSNALPITYFLQAVRSSFGLAQPYDTLGADLLYLGLTTVVTAVVGALVFKAAEYKARKDGLIDRKEEY